In the Butyricicoccus intestinisimiae genome, TCCTGCTCCCCGCGCTCCATATCCTGCGGCATGCCCAGCGCATAGGCATCCGCAAGCTCCGCGGTCTGCGTCCTTTTGGTTGCACCGGACAAAACATCCATCGCAGACGGCGGGTGCTGCAAAAACCGTCCCAGTGCAAACAGGACAAGCACCAGCACGGCTGCAATCGCAAACCGCCGCTTTCTTGTCGAACTTTCCTTCATGCCGTCCTCCTTTTGTTTTTTCTCAGAAAAAACAAAAAAGCACTCCAAATCTGGAGTGCTTTTTTACTTGGTGGAAGTTACAGGGCTCGAACCTGTGACCCTCTGCTTGTAAGGCAGATGCTCTCCCAGCTGAGCTAAACTTCCATTGGTGACCCGTACGAGAATCGAACTCGTGTTACCGCCGTGAAAGGGCGGTGTCTTAACCGCTTGACCAACGGGCCATAGTGGTAGCGGTAATTGGACTTGAACCAATGACCTTCCGGGTATGAACCGGACGCTCTAGCCAACTAAGCTATACCGCCATACTATATTTTGTACTCTGGCTTGTTGTTTCTCTTTCGTCGTTGCTCTTGCCAGATGACGATGTTTATTATATAGCCTGGAGCGCCAAATGTCAACACTTTTTTTAAAAAATTTTATGTTTTTTCTTGTATCTTTTTTATACTACAAAAAAGTTGCATTTTTTCGCCCTAAAAGCCCATTTTACGCGCCACAAGCATTGGAACGGTGTAATTGTTAATGAGCCGTTCAATGCGTTTTTCTCCATCCACTTCCTCGCTGAGCGCCTGATATCCCTTTTTATACAGCTCGCCGCGGGAAATTTTTTCTTCGCTGTCCGCAACAGTTGTGTCCAGCAGCTTGTTGAGCTGCGTGATCTCCCCAGATGATGCATTTTTATCACAATCACCGGCGCGCAGTCCAGCATCCGCCAGCTGCAAATCCTGCATCCGCTGGATATACGCAAAATTTTCCGGATAACGGCTGTCCAGATAATCCTCATACAATTCCGCATTCCAAGTGTGTGTCTGCTTCATCTCATCTGCGGTCAGCATAAAGTAGCTTTGACAGACCTTTTCCCCGCCGTCCGGCACCGGATCGTCATAGGTGCAGTCGATAAAATACGTCGTCCCGTACAGGCGCACCGCGTTCCACGCGTGCGTCATGTCATCGTCCTCCACATAATACACATCCAGACCGGCGCCGTCGCACATCGCCTGAAAGGCGCGCGCATAGCCCGCGCACACGGCTTTTTTGTCCTGCACGGCTCCCGCCGCCATCTGCGTGCGCAGCTCGCCGTTTTCCGTGTACACACACCCGCGAATCAAGGCATCGTGTATCGCCTGCAATTTGCCGGTAATGGTAATCTGTCCCTGTACGGCCTGCGCGCCCAGCTTGCGTGCGGCTTCGAGTCCGTCATCCTGCTCCTGCCTGCTCGGAATGTTCCATGTCAGCCGCAGTGCGCCGTTTTGATAGGTCTCTGTCTCCAAATTGGACAAATACGGCTCTCCCGCCTGCAGCAGATGATAGACCTCCTGTTCAGAAATGTCCTTGCTGCGGAACATCAGGCTGTTTTGCCCATCCCGATACGACACCGCGAGGTCATCCGCCGCCGCCAAGCTGGTTTCCGCGAGGGAAACATCCTGCTTTGCCGGCAGCTTCCAGCGCAAAAACAGCAGAAGGGCAGCGACCATGCACACCACCACACTCCATTTGATGAGTTTCTTTCGCATCGTCTCTGCCCTCCCGATTTTATCTATGAATATATTACGCCTGATGCAGCGTCATCGCAACCCAATCGCCGGACTGATCGCGGCGATCCAGCACAAAGCCTGCGCCGAGCAGCGACGCCTGTACCTCATCTGCGCGCGGCGCGATGATACCGGATACAATCAGCGTGCCTTCGCGCTTGAGCTTGCTCTTGAGAATGTCCTGCATGCCCATGATGACGTCCGCCACGATATTTGCAACGATAATATCATAGTCTCCGCCAATGCGCGCAGACAGCTCTGCATCGCCAATGACATCGCCGACACCGGTATGCAGCGCAAAACCATTCTTCTCTGCGTTTTCCGCCGCAATGCGCACGGCATTCGGGTCAATATCCACAGCGGTCACATCCTCCGCGCCGAGCATATGCGCCGCCACGGACAAAATGCCGCTGCCGCAGCCCATATCCAGCAGGCGGTCTCCCGACTTTACCAGACGCTCCAGCTCGCAGATGCACAGCTGTGTCGTGTTGTGCGTGCCCGTGCCAAAGCTGGATGACGGGTCAATCTCCAAAATTCTGCGTCCCTCTTCCGGCTCGCACTGCTCCCAAGACGGCTTGATGAGGAAGGTCTCGCCGACGCGGAACGGCTTGAAATACTGCTTCCAGTTGTTTTCCCAGTCCTCCTGACGGATAGAAGCCAGTTCCGTCACACAGCGGCCGAATGCCTTCTCCGTGTCGCGGGCACGCAGCTCAGCCAGACCGGCATTGACCTGCGCGAGCATCTCTGCGCCCGCCGGACTGTCCTCCACGTAAATCTTTACGTTGGTCTCCGCGTCTTTTTTCTCCTGCGACAGCTTTTCATCCACATAGTCCCAGTATATCTCGGTGTCATGCAGAAAATCCTCAAAATCCTGCGAATCCTCAATGACAAAGCCATCTATGCCCAGATCCATCAGCATGCCGGTCACGGCGTCGATGCCTGCCGTCGATGTCCAGATCGTCACTTCTGTCCAGTTATTCATATGATTCCTCCTGATTTCTAAAAAGCGCAGACAGGGAAAGCCCCCATCTGCGCTTTCACATATCTTACAAAGATACCATGCCATAATGCCGGCAAAAATACTCCAACGTATTTTCGTCCAGCTCCCACGTTCCATCATACAGCGCGATACCGTCAAACACGCGCAGGGCTTCTTCCAGCAGCTCCGGATCTTCCGCCTCCAGACAGACCGGACGATTGAGCATCACCTGATTTTCGGCGAGCAAATGCACATCATACGACGTGCTGATTTCCAGCTTGAGCGCGCCGGACCACTGATCTTCGAGATCCAGCAGCGTCTCCCCAAAATGATCTTCCAAATCAATCGGGTCGGAAATGTCAATGGTCGCATCGACAAAATGCACGTGTTCTCCCACCGGCGCGAGGATATAATCCTCATCTGCCGCCGGCTCATTGGCGCCGTCGCAGGTCGGCACGCGGCGCAAAATGCGCTCGATGTCATCTTCCTCGCTCGTGTGATAAAATTCCACGCTTTCCAGATGCTGCATCTGATCCAGCTCGTGCGGCTCAACAGACACGCCGAGTGCGATATTCGCATACGGCGCCAGCTCTTCAATGACGTCGTCGACGTCCGCCGGTTCTCCGGCGAGAATGATGCCCGCCACGCCGATGCGCTGCAAAATGCCCATCACGGCGAGTGCCGAGGAATCGTCCGCGGTGCGCCTGTCCTCATCGACCGGAATCTCTGCCAGAATGCCCAGACCGCACTGGTCTGTCACCGCCAGCACAGCGGCGCGCAAGACATGCAGATTCTGCCGCATGCGCAGATAGATAAAATCGGCTTCTTCGTGTGTCGCGCGGCTGACGATGTTTTTGAATCGTCCGATCAGACGTTCCGACGGCCATTCTGCGCCGATGTCCTCCTCCGGATTCCAGCCGTCCGCATTGATGAGCATGCCGACGGGTCTGCCGCCCGCGTGGCTCTTGACCGCCGGAATGCTCATCGCATCCGGCACGACAATCGCGTTGGCGCGGCAGGTGTTCCAGTCCACAGACATCATCTGTGCCGGATGTTCTACTGTTACGATAACTTCCCCACTACATAAAGGAACGGGTTCCATGTTCTCTCCTTCTGCCCGTATCAGGCGATTTACATATGCTCCGGTGCTTCTACACCAATCATTGTCAGTACATTATAGATGGTCTGGCGCGCTGCGCGGCACAGAACCAAACGTGCGTCACGCACTTCGTCCTCCGCTTCCTTGATGCGGCACGCATTGTAGAAGCGATGGAACTGCGCACACAGGGCAACTGCGTACTTGTTCAGGCGGGACGGATCGCGGTCGGCTGCTGCGCCGATAATTTCCTCCGGCAGCAGGCTGATCTGCTTGACCAGTGCCAGCTCTTCTTCTTCGCTCAGAACCGTCATGTCTGCCTGTTCCGGCACTGTCACGCCTTCTTCCTCCATCTTGCGCAGCAGGCTGCAAATACGCGCATGCGCATACTGGCAGTAGTACAGCGGGTTGTCACTGTCCTGCTTGACAGCCAAATCCAGATCAAATTCCATCTGAGTCTCTGCGGCACGGGAGTTGAAGAAGTAGCGCGCTGCATCTACCGGAATCTCATCCAGCAGGTCGCTCAGCGTCAGGCTCTTGCCGGTACGCTTGGACATACGAACCACTTCGCCGCCCTGCATCATGCGAACCAGCTGCATGAGCACGATTTCCAGACGGTGGCTGCCGTCCAGACCCAGCGCATCCAGCGCGCTCTGGAGACGGTGTACATGACCGTGATGGTCTGCGCCCCAGATATTGATGACACGGTCAAAGCCGCGCTTCTCGAACTTATTTCTATGATATGCGATGTCTGCCGCAAAATAGGTATAGAAACCATTTGCACGGCGCAGCACGTCATCCTTTTCGCAACCGAAATCGGTGGAACGCAGCCACAGAGCGCCTTCCTTTTCGTAAGTTGCGCCCTTGTCAGCCAGCATCTTGACGGTCTCTTCGACATAACCAGAGGAATGCAGGCCGCTCTCTCGGAACCATACGTCATAATGAATCTTATATCGCTCCAAATCGCGCTGCATCCGCGCGATGTTGGTCGGCAGGCCATATTCTACGATGACCTTGCGGCGCTCCTCGCCAGACATCTCCAGCAGCTTGTCGCCGTGCATCTGAATCAGATCGGCAGCCAGCTCCTTGATGTCCGCGCCCTGATACCAGCTCGCATCAAATTCGATGGCGTCCTCTCCCTTGAGCTGCTGAATATAGCGGCCCTCTACGGAGTGCGCGAACTTATCCACCTGATTGCCTGCGTCGTTGATATAGAACTCACGGGTGACATCGTTGCCCGCCCAAGTCAGAACCTCTGCCAGACAGTCGCCGAGTACGCCGCCGCGGGCGTTGCCCATGTGCATCGGACCGGTCGGATTGGCGGAAACGAACTCTACCATGATCTTTTCCGGATGCTCAGCCTTGGTCTTGCCGTAGTCCTTGCCCATCTGTGCAACCAGCGCAATGGCATCTGCATACCACTTCTTGCCGAGGCGGAAATTCAAAAATCCCGGGCCTGCGATGGAAATTTCTTCAAAGTAGCTGTCATCCAGTGAGATGTGTGCGGTGATGCTCTCTGCGATCTTGCGCGGAGCCATGTGCAGCGGACGCGCGCACTGCATGGCAAAAGAGGATGCATAGTCGCCGTTTTTGGTGTCCTTCGGAATCTCAACAGCAACAGCCGGAACCTCTGCTTCCGGAAGCTCGCCAGCCTGCACTGCTGCGTGATATGCGTTCAGGACAGCCTGTGCTGCCTGCTTCTTTGCCTGTTCGATTAAATTCATATCATCGTGCCTTTCTTGTTTGGTTTCTATCCTATTCAAGGCGCCTAAAAAGCGCCCGAAACGGGCGAAAATGCAAAATTTCCGCCCGTTGCTCGTTTTTTACTGCATCTTACCGGCCGGTGTGACCGCCATTTCAAAGCGGTGCGTGCCGGCAAGATTCGAATCAATTTCTACTGTGTAGTCAATAGACAACTTGCCGCCGTTCTCGCCGATGTCGTTAATCAGCTGTGACGTGTGCGTCGAGACAGCCAGCGAACCGACGTCGGTTTGGTACAGGCCGACGTGCCGCTTGTGCTCCGCAAACAGCATCTGTGCCGGATGCGTGCCGGTGCGCGTCATGGTCACCTGTCTGTCCTCCAGCTTGAGCGTCGTGCGCGTGCCTTCCATGCCCGTCAGCTCGCTCTCCTCATACGAAATAAAGTACTTGCCGTTGCGGCGGTACAGCCGTCCCGCCGTAATCAGATTGATATGATCCGGCTCGCAGCCCTCAAAGTTCTGCTTGCTCGCAATGGTAATGATGACGTCTTTTTTCATGGATGTATCCGTTTTGGTTCCCATGCCATCGCCTCACTTTCCATACGCCGTGATGTCAACGAGCTGCGCGTGCACGCCTGCCGGTTCTCCCAAGAACATCTCTGCATGCTCATCGAAACTGTCAATATCGTCTGAAACATAATACTCTGTATTTCCGGTGCGATCCTCTGCGCGGTCGATAAACGTCTTGACGTAATCCGCCGCCTCTGCGCCGACATCAACGAGTGTCACCTTGTCCCCCATAAATTGGTGGATGGCTTCGCGCAGCAGCGGGAAATGGGTACAGCCGAGAATCAGCGTGTCCACACCAAAGTCCTTGATGTCTGCGAGATATTCCTCTACAATCAGCTGCACCACTTTGTCGTCCGGAGAAAAGCGTCCGTTTTCTACCAGCGGAACGAACAGCGGGCAGGCGCGGGCAATGGTCTCAATGCCCGGACGCTGTGTGTGCAGACGCGCCTCATATGAGCCGCTCTGGATGGTGCCGCGCGTGCCGATGATGCCCACGCGGTCATTTTTGGTGCACCTGAGTGCCGCATGACATGCCGGCTTGACAACACCGACCATCGGCAGCGTATTTTCTCCCTTGACCACATCCAGCGCCACCGAGCTGACGGTGCCGCAGGCAACAACAATTGCCTTGATGTCGTGCTTGGTCAAAAATGCGGTGTCCTGACGGGTATAATTGATGATGGTCTGGCGTCCGCGCGAGCCGTACGGCACGCGGCCGGTATCGCCAAAATAAATAATGTCTTCGTTCGGCATGACGCGGTGCAGCTGACGAACCGCCGTCAGACCGCCTAAGCCGGAATCAAAAACGCCAATCGCTCTGTTATCCATCATACCGCTCCATTGCAAAGCCAATCAGCTTGTCAATGAGATCGGCATAGGCAAGACCCATGTGCTCCTGCAGCTTCGGATACATGCTGATGTTTGTAAAGCCCGGAATGGTGTTGATCTCGTTGAACACGATTTCGTCCTCTGCATAGGTGCAGAAGAAATCTACGCGGGACAGACCCTTGCAGCCCAGCGCGCGGTACACGCGCACAGCGTCCTCCCGCACCGTCTGCATGGCCTTTTCGCTGATGTGCGCCGGAATATACAGACCGGATGTGCCGTCTACATACTTGGCTTCAAAGGTGTAAAACTCCTGACTCGGTGCAATTTCGCCGGCAAAGGTTGCTGTCGGCTCCTCGTTGCCGAGCACGGCAACCTCGATTTCATGGCCGTCGATAAATTCTTCGACCAGTACCTTCGAATCGTACTTGAATGCCTCAGCAAGGCCTGCCTTGAGCGATGCGCGATCCGTCGCCTTGGATACGCCGACGGAAGAACCCTCGCTGCACGGCTTGACAAATACCGGATACGAGCCCAGCTTCTGCTCTGCCTGTGCGCACTCCGCCTCTGCGTCCTTTGCAAAGGCATGTCTGCGCGCCAGATAGAACGCAGCCTGCCGCACGCCCTCCTGCTCAACAACCACCTTGGTCAGGCTCTTGTCCATCGAGCAGGCGGATGCCGCAACACCCGGGCCGACATACGGAATATGCGCCATCTCCAACAGACCCTGAATGGTGCCGTCCTCGCCGCCGATGCCGTGCATCACCGGGAACACGCAGTCTACATGAATGATCTCCGTGCCGGTTTCACGCATGACGATGAGACCGTGGGTCTTTCTGTCCGGAGACAAAACCGCCGGAACCGTTTTGTCGTTCTGTTCCCACGTGTCGTGCTCGATGCTGTCAAAGTCCTCGGACTCAATCAGACGCCAAGCGCCGTCGCGGGTGATGCCTACCGGATAAATTGTGTATTTTTCCTTGTCTATATTCCGCAGAATGGATGCTGCCGAAATACAGGAAATCGGGTGCTCGGAGGACACGCCGCCGAACACTACCATGACGTTCATTTTATTCATAAAATCAAGAACCTCTGTATCGTAAAGTCATTGGGCATCTGCCCATGATTGTATTCTGTTCTATTATACGTCAAATGCGCCGCATATGCGAGAAGAAAAGGAAACAAATTTACGCCAATTCCGCGAGTTGTTTTCCACAACTTGCTGATATTGCGGCGGACACAAAAACAGGCCGTGCCGCTACCGAGCGTTTTCGCTCCGCCGCACAGCCAAGTCTGCCTGTCATT is a window encoding:
- the argS gene encoding arginine--tRNA ligase; protein product: MNLIEQAKKQAAQAVLNAYHAAVQAGELPEAEVPAVAVEIPKDTKNGDYASSFAMQCARPLHMAPRKIAESITAHISLDDSYFEEISIAGPGFLNFRLGKKWYADAIALVAQMGKDYGKTKAEHPEKIMVEFVSANPTGPMHMGNARGGVLGDCLAEVLTWAGNDVTREFYINDAGNQVDKFAHSVEGRYIQQLKGEDAIEFDASWYQGADIKELAADLIQMHGDKLLEMSGEERRKVIVEYGLPTNIARMQRDLERYKIHYDVWFRESGLHSSGYVEETVKMLADKGATYEKEGALWLRSTDFGCEKDDVLRRANGFYTYFAADIAYHRNKFEKRGFDRVINIWGADHHGHVHRLQSALDALGLDGSHRLEIVLMQLVRMMQGGEVVRMSKRTGKSLTLSDLLDEIPVDAARYFFNSRAAETQMEFDLDLAVKQDSDNPLYYCQYAHARICSLLRKMEEEGVTVPEQADMTVLSEEEELALVKQISLLPEEIIGAAADRDPSRLNKYAVALCAQFHRFYNACRIKEAEDEVRDARLVLCRAARQTIYNVLTMIGVEAPEHM
- a CDS encoding transglutaminase domain-containing protein — translated: MRKKLIKWSVVVCMVAALLLFLRWKLPAKQDVSLAETSLAAADDLAVSYRDGQNSLMFRSKDISEQEVYHLLQAGEPYLSNLETETYQNGALRLTWNIPSRQEQDDGLEAARKLGAQAVQGQITITGKLQAIHDALIRGCVYTENGELRTQMAAGAVQDKKAVCAGYARAFQAMCDGAGLDVYYVEDDDMTHAWNAVRLYGTTYFIDCTYDDPVPDGGEKVCQSYFMLTADEMKQTHTWNAELYEDYLDSRYPENFAYIQRMQDLQLADAGLRAGDCDKNASSGEITQLNKLLDTTVADSEEKISRGELYKKGYQALSEEVDGEKRIERLINNYTVPMLVARKMGF
- a CDS encoding D-alanine--D-alanine ligase family protein, whose protein sequence is MNKMNVMVVFGGVSSEHPISCISAASILRNIDKEKYTIYPVGITRDGAWRLIESEDFDSIEHDTWEQNDKTVPAVLSPDRKTHGLIVMRETGTEIIHVDCVFPVMHGIGGEDGTIQGLLEMAHIPYVGPGVAASACSMDKSLTKVVVEQEGVRQAAFYLARRHAFAKDAEAECAQAEQKLGSYPVFVKPCSEGSSVGVSKATDRASLKAGLAEAFKYDSKVLVEEFIDGHEIEVAVLGNEEPTATFAGEIAPSQEFYTFEAKYVDGTSGLYIPAHISEKAMQTVREDAVRVYRALGCKGLSRVDFFCTYAEDEIVFNEINTIPGFTNISMYPKLQEHMGLAYADLIDKLIGFAMERYDG
- the murI gene encoding glutamate racemase, with the translated sequence MMDNRAIGVFDSGLGGLTAVRQLHRVMPNEDIIYFGDTGRVPYGSRGRQTIINYTRQDTAFLTKHDIKAIVVACGTVSSVALDVVKGENTLPMVGVVKPACHAALRCTKNDRVGIIGTRGTIQSGSYEARLHTQRPGIETIARACPLFVPLVENGRFSPDDKVVQLIVEEYLADIKDFGVDTLILGCTHFPLLREAIHQFMGDKVTLVDVGAEAADYVKTFIDRAEDRTGNTEYYVSDDIDSFDEHAEMFLGEPAGVHAQLVDITAYGK
- the prmA gene encoding 50S ribosomal protein L11 methyltransferase gives rise to the protein MNNWTEVTIWTSTAGIDAVTGMLMDLGIDGFVIEDSQDFEDFLHDTEIYWDYVDEKLSQEKKDAETNVKIYVEDSPAGAEMLAQVNAGLAELRARDTEKAFGRCVTELASIRQEDWENNWKQYFKPFRVGETFLIKPSWEQCEPEEGRRILEIDPSSSFGTGTHNTTQLCICELERLVKSGDRLLDMGCGSGILSVAAHMLGAEDVTAVDIDPNAVRIAAENAEKNGFALHTGVGDVIGDAELSARIGGDYDIIVANIVADVIMGMQDILKSKLKREGTLIVSGIIAPRADEVQASLLGAGFVLDRRDQSGDWVAMTLHQA
- a CDS encoding DUF1934 domain-containing protein, with translation MGTKTDTSMKKDVIITIASKQNFEGCEPDHINLITAGRLYRRNGKYFISYEESELTGMEGTRTTLKLEDRQVTMTRTGTHPAQMLFAEHKRHVGLYQTDVGSLAVSTHTSQLINDIGENGGKLSIDYTVEIDSNLAGTHRFEMAVTPAGKMQ